Proteins from a single region of Theileria parva strain Muguga chromosome 1, complete sequence, whole genome shotgun sequence:
- the atg7 gene encoding ThiF family protein, whose translation MDENVLIFKPQVYKIDSSFFEELYHIKLRKLKQGVNNLSIKSLVTVDGTFLIDKHSFDLNDCRFGEKKEQPLAEFVRYNLEKELLSKNTENTYKNEHCTCRFVQGTLVVFDSLLELRKYDKKSFISSHFDLDSITPDTPLVSSHIFKAIGSGFEEYYYKVNHFFIFCFMDLKSRSGYYYIADPVVTTKCPFPYSYFGIVNNTTYMQSYNNFKLSDLNAILIHFKSNTLSDLFFIYSRMHSRVFRTNEFLYDGINVSLNGETVPLDSVYICSYSSFNGDKYIPKFWRNFLLSFCIENRIFGENLNLVIVNSKLFETDEIYSQALVYCIQTPSEDDFRDLSLVYSFSYHISKGSLSYEYQYSFMDHVDNEKLNLELITWRILPELNLDKILHLKVCIVGLGTLGCSLVRQLLAWGVETFVLVDSGFVTNSTRQSLYTHKYCYTNTPKVDAAERMIFKIKPDCKLTIVNTEIPMIGHTYCDNYLNKQLQNTKAIVASSDVIVLATDSKESRWLPSLISSQMNMRGEKCPLVVSAGLGFDSFMIVRHSYKEFKGSCYFCSESQAPIDTITGRPFDETCTVVKAGITDICASMVVELIVSLTQHEKMFAADHGDKTCIGKTPHSIRFSLSDYKCSELYAEPSEMCICCSENVLNKLKTDEDIIEVFKDPSILMKYSKLDSFIHQLSEYKISEKKEEGYVLL comes from the exons atggacgaaaatgtgttaatttttaaaccaCAGGTTTATAAAATAGATTCTTCATTTTTCGAAGAATTGTATCATATAAAGCTCAGGAAGCTTAAACAGGGAGTAAATAATCTCTCAATAAAATCACTAGTAACAGTAGATGGGACATTTCTGATAGATAAACACTCGTTTGACTTAAATGATTGCAGATTTGGTGAAAAAAAGGAACAGCCACTGGCTGAATTCGTGAGGTATAATCTCGAAAAGGAattattgagtaaaaatacAGAAAACACATATAAAAACGAACATTGTACATGTAGATTTGTACAAGGAACTTTAGTAGTATTTGATTCTCTATTAGAATTGagaaaatatgataaaaaaaGCTTCATTTCCAGCCATTTTGACCTGGATTCCATAACACCAGATACTCCACTGGTATCCTCACACATTTTCAAAGCGATCGGCTCAGGGTTTGAAGAATACTATTATAAAGTTAACCATTTCTTTATATTCTGTTTTATGGACTTGAAAAGCCGTTCAGGATACTACTACATAGCTGACCCCGTGGTAACTACCAAGTGCCCATTCCCCTATTCATACTTTGGTATAGTAAACAATACGACGTATATGCAAAGTTATAATAACTTTAAGTTATCAGATCTGAACGCGATTCTGATACACTTTAAGTCCAACACACTGAGTGACTTGTTCTTCATCTACAGTAGAATGCACAGTAGGGTGTTTAGAACCAATGAGTTCCTGTATGACGGAATTAATGTGAGTTTAAACGGTGAGACCGTTCCTCTGGATTCTGTATACATATGTTCATACTCATCTTTTAACGGGGATAAGTACATTCCAAAGTTTTGGCGTAACTTTTTACTATCTTTTTGCATTGAAAATAGGATTTTCGGGGAAAACTTAAACTTGGTTATAGTTAATTCTAAACTTTTTGAAACAGATGAAATATACTCCCAAGCATTGGTATACTGTATTCAAACACCATCTGAGGATGATTTTAGGGATTTATCACTGGTCTACAGTTTTAGTTACCATATCTCAAAGGGGTCTTTAAGTTACGAGTACCAATACTCATTTATGGATCATGTAGATAACGAGAAGTTAAATTTGGAGTTAATAACATGGAGAATATTACCAGAGTTAAACctagataaaatattacacCTGAAAGTATGCATAGTGGGACTAGGAACACTAGGATGCAGCCTCGTTCGGCAGCTATTGGCCTGGGGCGTAga gaCTTTTGTGTTGGTTGATAGTGGATTCGTGACAAATTCTACAAGACAGTCTTTATACACACATAAATACTGCTATACCAAT ACTCCAAAGGTGGATGCCGCTGAAAGAATGATTTTCAAGATTAAGCCAGATTGCAAGCTTACGATTGTTAACACTGAAATACCAATGATAG GGCACACTTATTGcgataattatttgaataaaCAGCTCCAAAACACCAAGGCGATTGTCGCATCATCTGATGTTATTGTTCTGGCAACTGATTCCAAGGAGTCCAGATGGCTTCCATCACTCATATCTTCACAAAT gAACATGAGGGGTGAGAAGTGTCCACTGGTGGTATCAGCTGGGCTGGGATTTGACTCATTTATGATAGTAAGGCACAGTTATAAGGAATTCAAAGGGTCATGTTACTTCTGCAGTGAATCTCAAGCGCCAATAGATACTATTACAGGACG ACCGTTTGATGAAACGTGTACAGTAGTGAAGGCTGGGATAACAGATATCTGTGCCTCAATGGTGGTGGAGTTGATAGTTTCATTAACTCAGCATGAGAAGATGTTTGCGGCAGATCACGGTGATAAGACTTGTATAGGGAAAACACCTCACTCAATAAGGTTCTCACTCTCAG aCTACAAATGTTCAGAACTTTATGCTGAACCTTCGGAAATGTGTATTTGCTGTTCAGAAAATgtattaaataaacttaaaaCTGATGAAGATATCATCGAG GTGTTTAAGGATCCATCAATTCTAATGAAATACTCAAAACTTGACTCATTCATACACCAATTATcagagtataaaataagCGAAAAGAAGGAAGAAGGTTATGTGCTGCTGTAA